One segment of Magnetospirillum sp. 15-1 DNA contains the following:
- a CDS encoding chemotaxis protein CheW: MFIEGQLFGIPVLTVQDVLGPQKITRIPLAPREVAGSLNLRGRIVTAIDVRLRLGLKKRAEDKKGMSVVVDMGGELYSLMVDQVGEVLSLPAAKFERNPPTLDPHWREFSIGIYRLDDKLLVVLDVGKLLDFTRNE, translated from the coding sequence ATGTTCATCGAGGGTCAGCTCTTCGGTATCCCCGTGCTGACCGTCCAGGACGTGCTGGGCCCGCAGAAGATCACCCGCATCCCCCTGGCGCCGCGCGAGGTGGCCGGCAGCCTGAACCTGCGCGGCCGCATCGTCACCGCCATCGACGTGCGGCTGCGTCTCGGCCTCAAGAAGCGGGCCGAGGACAAGAAGGGCATGAGCGTGGTCGTCGACATGGGCGGCGAGCTCTATTCCCTGATGGTTGATCAGGTGGGCGAGGTGCTGTCGTTGCCGGCGGCCAAGTTCGAGCGCAATCCGCCGACGCTCGATCCCCACTGGCGCGAGTTCTCCATCGGCATCTATCGCCTGGATGACAAGCTGCTGGTGGTGCTCGACGTGGGCAAGCTGCTGGATTTCACGCGGAACGAATAG
- a CDS encoding response regulator has translation MKSCLIVDDSKVIRMVAKKILHELSFKTEEAEDGSAALEACKRSMPDAVLLDWNMPVMNGIDFLRALRQLPGGEHPVVVFCTTENDIEHIQEAITAGANEYIMKPFDSEILQAKFSQVGLL, from the coding sequence ATGAAGTCCTGTCTGATCGTTGACGATTCCAAGGTCATCCGCATGGTGGCCAAGAAGATCCTGCACGAGTTGAGCTTCAAGACCGAGGAGGCCGAGGACGGTTCCGCGGCCCTTGAGGCCTGCAAGCGCTCCATGCCGGATGCGGTGCTGCTGGACTGGAACATGCCGGTAATGAACGGCATCGACTTCCTGCGGGCGCTGCGCCAGCTTCCCGGTGGCGAGCATCCGGTGGTCGTGTTCTGCACCACCGAGAATGATATCGAGCACATCCAGGAAGCCATCACGGCGGGCGCCAACGAATACATCATGAAGCCCTTCGACAGCGAAATCCTTCAGGCGAAGTTCTCGCAGGTCGGATTGCTGTAG